ATGCAGCCTTTTTGGCCATCACCAATTCGGATGTGGGCTTTTTCTCGTCACGAAAAAAAGGAGATCTTATTTCAAGGGTTAGTTCGGATGTGCAGGAGGTGGAGCAGTCTGCGGTCAGCGCACTCAAAATCATGGTCAAAGAGCCCTTCCTCATCATTGGCTATTTCGCAGTACTTTTTACTATTTCAGCCGAACTTACCCTATATACCCTCACACTGGTGCCTCTGGCCGGAATGGCCGTATCGGTAGTCGCCCGTAGAATTCGCAAATGGGCCAGGCAAACGCAGGAGTCTTTGGGTCAGATGAATAGTACGCTGGACGAAACCATCACCGGAATTAGAATTATTAAGGCGCTTGCTGTCCAGTCATACATCCGCCAACGATTTGTCAAAGAAGTGAAAGCATATGCAGCCCAGTCTTTCAATATCTCTAAGAAGGCTAACCTGGCCTCTCCCATATCAGAGGTGATGGGCGTAGCAGTGCTCAGTGTGGTGTTGATCATCGGGGGAAAGATGGTGCTTTCACCTGTACCGGAGTTGAGCCCTGCAGAGTTCATTGGGTTTTTGGTTATTTTCTCACAAGTGCTTGTTCCTGCAAAAGCCATTTCGGTTGTTTTCAGTGAGATCAACAGAGGCATTATTTCAGCAAGCCGTGTCTTTGATCTGGTGGATAGTCGTCCGGAGATTATAGAATCCAATGACACCCGCCCGATCCTCACGCTCGATCGTGACATTGTTTTTGAGGGCGTGAGTTTTGCTTATGAAGAGCAAGAAGTCATTACACAGCTAAACATGACCATCCCAAAAGGCAAAATCGTTGCATTGGTGGGCCCTTCAGGCGGAGGTAAATCCACCATAGCGGATCTTTTGTGCCGGTTTTATGACCCTACTCATGGCAGTATCACAGTAGATGGCGTGGACCTGAGATCACTTGCACTGAACCAGTGGAGAGGATTAATCGGGCTGGTTTCACAACAGCCGCTTCTTTTCCATGACACCATTGCCAATAACATCACGTTTGGTCGGAAGGAAGTCTCCTTCGCCCAAATCCAAAAAGCTGCGAAAGCTGCCAACGCAGATGCATTTATTGAAAAACTCCCACAGGGGTATGAGACCATCATAGGAGAAATGGGCAATAAGCTCTCGGGTGGAGAAAGACAGCGGCTGACCATAGCCCGGGCCATCCTGCAAGACCCACCGATACTTATTTTGGATGAAGCCACCTCATCATTGGATGCCCAATCTGAAGAGCAGGTGCAGCAAGCTTTGTTTACGTTGA
This Marinoscillum sp. 108 DNA region includes the following protein-coding sequences:
- a CDS encoding ABC transporter ATP-binding protein, with translation MRIFWRILGYARPLGLVVPQYLVLISLATVFSVINLTALIPLLQVLFNEVESGQMVVQPSFSWTIGYLKNLFYYHLHETVATSGRFSALYYICLLMVASVLLANLFRYLSQLILARVRVRVIQNLRNAAFLAITNSDVGFFSSRKKGDLISRVSSDVQEVEQSAVSALKIMVKEPFLIIGYFAVLFTISAELTLYTLTLVPLAGMAVSVVARRIRKWARQTQESLGQMNSTLDETITGIRIIKALAVQSYIRQRFVKEVKAYAAQSFNISKKANLASPISEVMGVAVLSVVLIIGGKMVLSPVPELSPAEFIGFLVIFSQVLVPAKAISVVFSEINRGIISASRVFDLVDSRPEIIESNDTRPILTLDRDIVFEGVSFAYEEQEVITQLNMTIPKGKIVALVGPSGGGKSTIADLLCRFYDPTHGSITVDGVDLRSLALNQWRGLIGLVSQQPLLFHDTIANNITFGRKEVSFAQIQKAAKAANADAFIEKLPQGYETIIGEMGNKLSGGERQRLTIARAILQDPPILILDEATSSLDAQSEEQVQQALFTLMKDRTTLVIAHRLSTIQHADEILVINKGRITERGTHDQLRATSGLYQQLTQLQSF